From Microcebus murinus isolate Inina chromosome 15, M.murinus_Inina_mat1.0, whole genome shotgun sequence, the proteins below share one genomic window:
- the ADAM29 gene encoding disintegrin and metalloproteinase domain-containing protein 29 codes for MKILLLLHWLGVFLSCYGYTQAEYPQYHSPPEVVIPLKVTGTDRGINAPGWLSYSLHFGGQKHIIHMKVKKILLSKHLSVFTYTDQGALLEDQPFVQNDCYYHGYVEGDTESLVALSTCFGGFQGILQIKNITYEIKPMMFSAAFEHLIYKMNSKETRVPTMRSGSMQNEIACQMEFQEIDNSTLMQSGYEGWWIHYRIVEMQLVIDKYLYNHYKRNESKLIEDTYTMVNIVDSIYEVLGITVLLFRLEIWTDKNLVVVDDVRKSVDLFCMWKARSFLGQIPHDTTFLFIYRGLRGLSGLGKIRGICKFDLNCAIVTFMNKTVGIAAIAMAHHLGHNLGMRHDPRECKCAHPKCIMHEDNPPVTKFSNCSFLYFWHYTVVMTKCMLEEVHSKDIFNFKRCGNGVVEEEEECDCGHLQRCVKDPCCMPDCTLVHGASCAFGLCCKDCQFLPSGEVCRKEVNECDLPEWCNGTSHKCPDDVYVEDGIPCKDQTYCYEKRCRNRNDQCRQIFGERAQNANESCYAQVNIRGDRVGHCGMKRGSYVKCNISDVLCGRIQCDNVKEIPSLTEHSTVHLAHFNDVTCWGTDYHFGMNIPDIGDVKDGTECGPEHICIHRQCVHISALDSDCSPKFCNMRGICNNKHHCHCNYLWDPPNCVIKGYGGSIDSGPPPKVKRKKKFCYLCLLLLIIALILLCCLCCLCMKKRSTKKQPTVQAVPEKGKETVQGKPSTLPPSQTPVEKPKPPGKEKERTPSQPSSRVPSLSQDMKRKQSVPTPKTSSKRSTH; via the coding sequence ATGAAGATCTTACTCCTGCTACACTGGCTTGGCGTGTTTTTGTCCTGTTATGGATACACCCAGGCTGAGTACCCTCAATACCATAGCCCCCCTGAGGTGGTGATACCTTTGAAGGTAACTGGCACTGACAGAGGAATCAACGCTCCGGGCTGGCTCTCCTATAGCTTGCATTTTGGGGGCCAGAAACACATTATCCATATGAAAGTCAAGAAGATTTTGCTGTCTAAACACCTCTCAGTGTTCACCTACACAGACCAGGGTGCTCTCCTTGAGGACCAGCCTTTTGTTCAGAATGACTGCTACTACCATGGTTATGTAGAAGGGGACACAGAATCTCTGGTTGCTCTCAGTACCTGTTTTGGGGGCTTTCAGGGAATATTACAGATCAAAAATATCACTTATGAAATCAAGCCCATGATGTTTTCTGCAGCATTTGAACATCTGATATATAAGATGAACAGCAAGGAGACACGAGTTCCAACCATGAGATCTGGATCTATGCAAAATGAAATAGCATGCCAAATGGAATTTCAAGAAATTGATAATTCCACCCTGATGCAAAGTGGCTATGAGGGTTGGTGGATCCATTATAGGATTGTTGAAATGCAATTGgtgattgataaatatttatacaatcaCTATAAAAGAAATGAGTCAAAGTTGATAGAAGATACATATACTATGGTAAACATAGTGGATTCCATTTATGAGGTACTTGGTATTACGGTGTTATTATTTCGTTTGGAGATCTGGACTGATAAAAATCTCGTAGTAGTAGATGATGTAAGGAAATCTGTGGACCTATTTTGCATGTGGAAAGCACGAAGCTTTCTTGGTCAGATACCCCATGATACtacatttcttttcatatatcGGGGATTAAGAGGATTAAGTGGCTTAGGCAAGATTAGAGGAATATGTAAATTTGACCTTAATTGTGCAATTGTTACTTTTATGAACAAAACCGTGGGCATTGCTGCAATTGCTATGGCTCATCATTTAGGTCATAATTTGGGCATGAGACATGATCCGCGTGAATGTAAATGTGCACATCCTAAATGCATAATGCATGAAGATAACCCACCTGTAACTAAATTTAGCAAttgcagttttctttatttttggcaCTATACTGTAGTCATGACAAAATGTATGCTTGAAGAGGTACACTCAAAGGACATCTTTAACTTCAAGAGATGTGGGAATGGTGTtgtggaagaagaagaggagtgTGACTGTGGACATTTGCAGCGTTGTGTAAAAGATCCCTGTTGTATGCCAGACTGCACCCTGGTTCATGGGGCTTCTTGTGCTTTTGGGCTCTGTTGTAAAGACTGCCAGTTCTTACCATCAGGGGAAGTGTGTAGAAAGGAGGTCAATGAATGTGATCTTCCAGAGTGGTGCAATGGAACTTCTCATAAGTGTCCAGATGATGTATATGTAGAAGATGGAATTCCCTGTAAGGACCAAACTTACTGCTATGAAAAGAGATGTAGGAACCGCAATGATCAATGTAGGCAGATTTTTGGTGAAAGGGCACAGAATGCAAATGAGTCTTGCTACGCACAAGTGAACATCCGAGGTGACCGTGTTGGTCACTGTGGTATGAAACGTGgctcatatgtaaaatgtaatatCTCAGATGTCCTGTGTGGAAGAATTCAGTGTGATAATGTGAAAGAAATTCCCTCTTTGACTGAGCATTCTACTGTGCATTTGGCTCACTTCAACGACGTAACGTGCTGGGGTACTGATTACCATTTTGGGATGAATATACCTGACATTGGTGATGTGAAGGATGGCACAGAGTGTGGTCCAGAACATATCTGCATCCACAGGCAGTGTGTCCATATATCCGCCTTGGACAGTGATTGCTCACCTAAATTTTGTAACATGAGAGGCATCTGCAACAATAAGCATCACTGCCATTGCAACTACCTGTGGGACCCTCCCAACTGTGTGATAAAAGGGTACGGAGGTAGCATTGACAGTGGCCCGCCCCCCAaggtaaagaggaaaaagaagtttTGTTACCTGTGTCTATTATTGCTTATTATTGCGCTTATTTTGTTATGTTGCCTTTGTTGCCTTTGTATGAAAAAAAGGTCTACGAAAAAACAGCCAACTGTTCAGGCTGTAcctgaaaaaggaaaggaaacagttCAGGGTAAACCCAGCACGTTGCCACCATCCCAGACTCCGGTTGAGAAACCAAAGCCacctggaaaagaaaaggaaagaactcCAAGTCAACCCAGCAGCAGGGTGCCATCTCTGAGTCAGGATATGAAACGAAAGCAATCCGTACCAACTCCAAAAACTTCATCCAAAAGAAGTACCCATTAA